One Candidatus Cardinium hertigii DNA window includes the following coding sequences:
- a CDS encoding Mrp/NBP35 family ATP-binding protein, whose protein sequence is MPNLQAAILQALRSVQDPDLKRDLVSLGMIDQLLIKDHTISFTIILTTPACPLQEILKQECIQAIRTQVTTDFNIAITTTAKVTTGHATASVLLPHVKNIIAIASGKGGVGKSTLTTHLALALVNYGVKVGILDADIFGPSIPTMWGCRGVRPPILEQEGKKYIQPIERYHVKLMSIGFLAEEAVVWRGPMASAALKQLLKETKWGPLDYLLIDLPPGTGDIPLTLVQTVAVTGVVVVTTPQKVALIDAVKAIAMFTKAHIKLPILGLVENMSYFLPTTAQNTIHYIFGKEGGKQLAQQKAIPFLGQIPLLPAICQQGDDGISAVDTLPIFDTIAQKVAQQISIQNAKATF, encoded by the coding sequence ATGCCTAATTTACAAGCAGCCATACTTCAGGCATTACGTAGCGTTCAAGACCCTGATTTAAAAAGAGATTTAGTTTCTTTAGGGATGATCGATCAATTGCTTATTAAGGATCATACGATTTCTTTTACTATTATTTTAACTACGCCAGCTTGTCCTCTACAAGAAATATTGAAGCAGGAATGTATACAAGCCATTCGAACGCAGGTAACAACTGATTTTAACATTGCTATTACGACCACTGCCAAAGTTACCACAGGTCATGCTACTGCTTCCGTTCTGCTACCCCATGTAAAAAATATTATTGCCATTGCTTCTGGTAAGGGAGGAGTAGGGAAGTCTACCCTAACGACTCATTTAGCCTTAGCGTTGGTAAATTACGGGGTAAAGGTAGGTATTTTAGATGCAGATATATTTGGCCCTTCTATTCCTACCATGTGGGGTTGTAGGGGAGTCAGGCCTCCTATTCTAGAGCAGGAAGGAAAAAAATACATACAACCTATAGAGCGCTATCATGTAAAACTAATGTCTATTGGTTTTTTAGCTGAGGAAGCCGTTGTATGGCGAGGTCCTATGGCTAGTGCTGCCTTAAAACAATTGTTAAAAGAAACCAAATGGGGTCCGTTGGATTATTTACTCATTGATCTACCTCCTGGTACTGGTGATATCCCGCTTACATTGGTACAAACCGTAGCGGTTACAGGTGTTGTAGTGGTTACTACTCCCCAGAAGGTTGCCCTAATAGATGCCGTTAAGGCAATAGCTATGTTTACCAAAGCACACATTAAGTTACCTATCTTAGGGCTGGTAGAAAATATGTCCTATTTTTTACCCACCACCGCGCAAAATACCATACATTATATCTTTGGGAAAGAAGGAGGAAAACAGCTTGCCCAACAAAAAGCAATTCCCTTTTTAGGTCAAATTCCGCTGCTTCCTGCAATTTGTCAACAGGGAGATGACGGTATTTCCGCTGTTGATACGTTGCCTATCTTTGATACAATAGCACAAAAAGTAGCACAGCAAATCTCCATACAGAATGCAAAGGCTACGTTTTAA
- a CDS encoding YbaB/EbfC family nucleoid-associated protein: protein MDITKLFGQMDQFRKKMETLQQQMGQLVLTKEAGAGLVKVTVNGNKQLTAVTIDESLFQTKDKKIIEELIIGATNLALTEIEEKIQTAIQNSTMEA, encoded by the coding sequence ATGGACATCACAAAGCTATTCGGACAAATGGATCAATTCCGAAAAAAAATGGAAACACTCCAACAACAAATGGGGCAACTAGTCCTTACTAAGGAAGCAGGTGCTGGATTGGTAAAGGTAACGGTAAATGGAAACAAACAGCTAACAGCTGTTACCATTGATGAAAGCCTCTTCCAAACAAAGGACAAAAAAATAATAGAAGAACTGATCATAGGTGCTACCAATCTGGCTTTAACAGAAATCGAAGAGAAGATACAAACAGCTATACAAAACAGCACAATGGAGGCATAG
- a CDS encoding outer membrane beta-barrel protein codes for MKRIFLLCVFFVTHAYAQQEEPVQESPFRAGITLGLGAAGIHGEGDPKFDPDEVRKNIKNTYTGPISGKISNLGFAGMVGAYFSYAFSNYISGEIQVNPIVRGIFLHDKEVKTLEGDEATPMIALFSGGLSFPLLGCLHPFGSQNGLKLLAGMALDFLTLRKEFKKAPMGIEKDKARDVDFTNFKDKLRNWDVAFVIGIGYEWRSGWGLGIRHHRGLLGFLKKDGLADELFTGSDITGIKNIKNHHTIITLNYSIIRP; via the coding sequence ATGAAAAGAATATTTTTACTTTGTGTATTTTTTGTTACGCACGCCTATGCGCAGCAGGAAGAGCCCGTTCAGGAAAGTCCGTTTCGTGCTGGTATAACACTTGGTTTGGGTGCGGCTGGTATCCATGGGGAGGGAGACCCTAAGTTTGATCCTGATGAAGTAAGAAAAAATATAAAAAATACATATACTGGTCCTATCAGTGGAAAAATAAGTAATCTTGGTTTTGCAGGGATGGTTGGTGCTTATTTTTCTTATGCTTTTTCAAATTATATCAGTGGAGAAATTCAAGTGAATCCCATAGTAAGGGGCATATTTTTGCATGATAAAGAAGTAAAGACATTAGAAGGAGATGAGGCTACACCAATGATAGCGTTGTTTAGTGGCGGTTTATCTTTTCCACTGCTGGGTTGTCTTCATCCATTTGGTAGCCAGAACGGTTTGAAGTTGCTTGCAGGTATGGCGCTCGATTTTCTTACTTTACGTAAAGAGTTTAAGAAAGCTCCTATGGGTATAGAAAAAGATAAAGCTAGGGACGTGGATTTTACTAACTTTAAAGATAAATTACGCAATTGGGATGTGGCTTTCGTAATCGGTATAGGTTATGAATGGCGTTCTGGATGGGGTTTGGGTATAAGACACCATAGAGGATTGTTGGGTTTCTTAAAGAAAGATGGCCTAGCAGACGAGCTGTTTACGGGTAGCGATATAACTGGTATAAAAAATATTAAAAATCATCATACTATTATTACATTGAATTACAGTATAATTCGGCCTTAA
- a CDS encoding anaerobic C4-dicarboxylate transporter family protein, with protein sequence MVIIGWGILLCILLASLYLEGIAVGLLSGLSITLLSFSGYLSPAQPPYTFIFLQAAWIILTATLETAGFFHFLETKFKQTLSLPQPLLWVVCFSLIFITGNLRFIYAIIHNQRYNFFKQLLFTGGRIAYIFSPLSLPGMLLYLVLHTHALSLIDLLYILGVLSIYYLPAIPYSWPIKRYKTCPSNAAATAQAHEVQRAPYIYLLLLLLLCLMEGLLLGTKPTPNGFTACSFIGKVFKLKIAYFYPLIMLSTAAIVALCLTIKPAQILLTDRFKGGIKQFFIFLGLIWLLDSLLYHDKEILLHIGQSFFLGIKEGTPYVYIGYLLSLAVAWLYLLLLDIEIIIWFFIPLCIASLKGIAMHRVAPWSWILLLLSLGSICLVRYWIHCFSRRYTVNCAQKSH encoded by the coding sequence ATGGTTATTATTGGGTGGGGCATCTTACTGTGTATACTATTAGCAAGTTTATATCTAGAGGGAATAGCTGTTGGCTTACTAAGTGGTTTGAGCATAACCCTACTGTCTTTTTCTGGTTATCTTTCGCCTGCTCAACCTCCCTATACTTTTATATTCTTACAGGCCGCTTGGATAATCCTTACGGCTACCTTAGAGACAGCTGGCTTTTTTCATTTCCTAGAAACCAAATTCAAGCAAACATTATCTTTACCACAGCCTTTGCTATGGGTTGTATGCTTTTCCCTAATATTTATTACAGGGAATCTAAGGTTTATATATGCTATAATACATAACCAGCGTTATAATTTTTTTAAGCAGCTGTTGTTTACAGGGGGTAGAATAGCCTATATATTCAGCCCTTTATCTTTACCAGGGATGTTGCTTTATTTAGTCCTGCATACGCATGCCTTATCTCTCATAGACCTTCTATACATCCTAGGGGTCTTGTCTATATATTACCTACCGGCCATCCCTTACAGCTGGCCTATCAAGCGGTATAAAACATGCCCTAGCAACGCAGCAGCAACCGCACAAGCCCATGAGGTGCAGCGAGCGCCCTATATTTACCTACTTTTATTGCTCCTGCTATGCCTAATGGAGGGGCTGCTGCTGGGAACAAAACCTACTCCCAATGGATTTACAGCATGTAGCTTTATCGGTAAGGTTTTTAAACTTAAGATAGCATACTTCTACCCACTCATAATGCTTTCTACTGCTGCTATAGTAGCATTGTGTCTTACCATAAAACCTGCCCAGATCCTATTAACCGATCGCTTTAAAGGGGGAATAAAGCAATTTTTTATTTTCTTAGGCCTAATTTGGTTGTTAGATAGCTTGCTTTACCACGATAAAGAAATTTTACTACACATAGGGCAATCTTTTTTCCTTGGAATCAAAGAGGGTACACCCTACGTATACATAGGGTATCTTTTAAGTTTAGCGGTAGCATGGCTCTATCTACTCCTATTAGATATTGAGATCATCATATGGTTCTTTATCCCACTATGCATAGCCTCTTTAAAAGGGATTGCAATGCACAGGGTAGCTCCTTGGTCATGGATACTTCTTCTGCTATCGTTGGGTAGCATATGCCTTGTAAGGTATTGGATACATTGTTTTTCTAGAAGATACACAGTAAACTGCGCTCAAAAAAGCCATTAA
- a CDS encoding ABC transporter ATP-binding protein — protein MKRQAFCYFMATFLSIFFGLITYSLVIPLLKVLFNQEELNTLLVDNPLFPKWQMSIDYLKCLFDYFFIQTIISYGKIYALGLLSLLFMVSTILNGFFRYIADIVMAKVRIKVVYRLRLALFRKMLTFPLQRFTDKKQGDLMACITADIQEIDNAVADTLRLCCKEPTQLFCYIALLFYMSFRLSLFTLLWLPVAGWIIAKIIKQLRKWSDRTQQSLGDLMHLIEAMVSSIRIIKIFGAQNYAIQQFKKESRLYARINRSIACKEYMTAPISESLSVAAISIILVYGGYLIFIDKHALSPSTFIAYFIICTQTLIPIKMMARSIGHIQRGLAAGRRALHLLDEKTEWSRPLLGGITYTTFKHAIAFNNVSFAYSTKKAVLANINFTIQRGETVAIVGASGSGKSTLLSLLSGLYQPSNGTITIDNFSITQLSNNTLPRLMGVVTQESILFHDTIYNNIVFNRPGITRSAVIGAAQIACAHPFIMELPQGYDTVIGEQGGKLSGGQKQCICIARAVLGNPPILVLDEATSALDRVSERAVQSGLQSFMQHRTAIIVAHRLSSIYHVDRIIVLDQGKIVEEGTHATLLAQEGIYKRLFHLEQP, from the coding sequence TTGAAACGGCAAGCCTTCTGTTATTTTATGGCCACTTTTCTATCCATTTTCTTTGGCTTAATTACCTATAGTTTGGTTATTCCTTTATTAAAAGTACTTTTTAATCAAGAAGAATTAAATACCCTATTGGTAGATAATCCATTATTCCCAAAATGGCAAATGAGCATAGACTACCTCAAGTGTTTGTTTGATTATTTCTTTATACAAACAATTATAAGTTATGGAAAAATATATGCCCTTGGTTTATTATCCCTTTTATTCATGGTTTCTACCATTTTAAATGGTTTCTTTAGGTATATAGCAGATATTGTTATGGCTAAGGTGCGCATTAAGGTAGTTTACCGTTTACGGTTGGCCCTTTTTAGAAAAATGTTAACCTTTCCTTTACAGCGCTTTACAGATAAAAAGCAGGGAGACTTAATGGCATGTATTACTGCGGATATCCAGGAAATAGATAATGCTGTAGCCGATACATTGCGTTTGTGCTGCAAAGAGCCCACGCAGCTTTTTTGTTACATTGCGCTCCTCTTTTACATGTCTTTCCGATTAAGTCTTTTTACTTTATTGTGGTTGCCCGTTGCGGGGTGGATTATTGCTAAGATTATAAAACAGTTGCGCAAGTGGTCAGATAGAACGCAGCAATCATTAGGAGATCTGATGCATTTGATTGAAGCGATGGTAAGTAGTATCCGCATTATAAAGATTTTTGGTGCACAAAATTATGCGATTCAGCAATTTAAAAAAGAAAGCAGGCTTTATGCACGCATCAATAGATCCATAGCATGCAAAGAGTATATGACAGCACCCATATCAGAATCATTAAGCGTAGCAGCCATTTCCATTATACTTGTTTATGGAGGATACCTTATTTTTATAGATAAGCATGCCTTAAGTCCCAGTACTTTTATTGCTTATTTTATCATTTGCACGCAAACCCTTATACCGATCAAGATGATGGCACGTTCCATTGGTCATATTCAGCGAGGGTTAGCTGCTGGCAGGCGTGCCTTGCATTTATTGGATGAAAAAACAGAATGGTCAAGGCCATTGCTGGGCGGCATAACCTATACCACTTTTAAACATGCCATAGCTTTTAACAACGTTTCTTTTGCTTATAGTACCAAGAAAGCAGTATTAGCCAATATCAATTTTACCATTCAAAGAGGAGAAACAGTAGCCATAGTAGGGGCTTCTGGTTCAGGCAAATCTACCCTTTTATCTCTTTTATCTGGCCTGTATCAGCCCAGTAATGGGACCATTACCATAGACAATTTTTCTATTACACAGCTTAGCAATAACACCTTACCCCGTTTAATGGGGGTTGTAACGCAGGAATCTATTTTGTTTCATGATACGATTTATAACAATATTGTTTTTAATAGGCCAGGGATTACGCGATCAGCAGTTATAGGGGCTGCTCAGATAGCTTGTGCCCATCCTTTCATTATGGAGTTGCCCCAAGGCTATGATACAGTAATTGGCGAGCAAGGTGGTAAGCTATCTGGTGGTCAAAAGCAATGTATTTGCATTGCTAGGGCTGTATTAGGGAATCCGCCCATTCTTGTCTTAGATGAAGCAACCTCTGCCTTGGATAGGGTTTCTGAGAGAGCCGTACAATCAGGTCTTCAATCGTTTATGCAGCATAGGACGGCCATTATTGTAGCGCATCGGCTAAGTAGTATCTACCATGTGGATAGGATCATAGTTTTAGACCAAGGGAAAATAGTAGAGGAAGGAACACATGCTACGCTCTTGGCTCAAGAGGGTATTTATAAAAGATTATTTCATTTGGAACAACCGTAG
- the hemW gene encoding radical SAM family heme chaperone HemW, with protein sequence MVQRLSLTQLFPGPIKTSSGLYIHIPFCKQACHYCNFHFSTKRQLQPEMIACIGQEIYLRRHYLEAVPISSIYFGGGTPSLLAFTEIDHLLTQVFRYCTVATAVEITLEANPDDLTLEKLKGLHQLGINRLSIGVQSFNDKVLQYMHRAHNSVMAQKSIEWARSAQFSNLSIDLIYAIPGTTTEDWQRDLAQAFLLAPEHISAYYLAIEPKTVWEYQRKKGKLLPISEAIAAEQFAWTIETCQQEGYFQYEIANFGRPGKFSRHNINYWCSRPYLGVGPAAHSYKGWYRQANIAQNIKYMQAIQQGHLPYTEERLSVANRVNEYIMTTIRTCWGCDLDWVARQYGVSLLAIRKDYITSIVQEGLAHYVDHKLYLTNRGKRFATKIAGDLFILDTAEANA encoded by the coding sequence TTGGTACAACGCTTGAGCCTTACGCAATTGTTCCCAGGACCAATTAAAACCAGTTCAGGTCTATACATACATATTCCCTTCTGTAAGCAGGCCTGCCATTATTGTAACTTTCATTTTAGCACAAAGCGGCAGCTGCAGCCAGAGATGATTGCCTGTATAGGTCAAGAAATTTACCTACGAAGGCATTATTTGGAAGCGGTTCCTATTTCCAGTATTTATTTTGGAGGGGGGACTCCCTCGCTCTTAGCTTTTACAGAAATAGATCATTTATTAACCCAGGTTTTTCGTTACTGTACTGTAGCTACAGCCGTAGAAATCACTTTAGAAGCTAATCCCGATGATTTGACGCTGGAAAAATTGAAAGGGTTGCATCAACTCGGCATCAATAGATTGAGTATTGGTGTACAGTCGTTTAATGATAAAGTGCTTCAATATATGCATAGGGCACACAACAGCGTCATGGCTCAAAAGAGCATAGAGTGGGCACGTTCCGCACAATTTAGCAACCTTAGTATAGATCTCATTTATGCCATTCCAGGAACCACTACAGAAGATTGGCAGCGTGATTTAGCCCAAGCCTTCCTACTAGCGCCGGAGCATATTTCGGCTTATTATTTAGCCATTGAACCCAAAACGGTTTGGGAGTATCAACGAAAAAAAGGGAAACTACTACCCATAAGTGAAGCAATAGCCGCTGAGCAGTTTGCGTGGACCATAGAAACGTGCCAGCAGGAAGGTTACTTTCAGTATGAAATAGCTAACTTTGGTAGACCAGGTAAATTTTCCAGGCATAATATCAATTATTGGTGTTCAAGACCTTATTTGGGTGTGGGGCCAGCTGCCCACAGCTATAAGGGCTGGTATAGACAAGCAAATATTGCCCAAAATATAAAGTATATGCAAGCTATTCAGCAGGGACATTTACCCTATACAGAAGAAAGATTAAGCGTAGCAAATCGGGTGAATGAATATATTATGACTACCATAAGAACCTGCTGGGGATGTGATTTGGATTGGGTAGCTAGACAGTATGGCGTATCCCTTCTGGCCATTCGTAAAGATTATATAACCAGTATAGTACAAGAAGGATTAGCCCATTATGTGGATCATAAACTCTATTTAACCAATAGAGGAAAACGGTTTGCCACTAAAATAGCTGGAGACCTTTTTATCCTTGATACAGCGGAAGCTAATGCATAG
- a CDS encoding glycosyltransferase family 2 protein, with the protein MQGTASIGHDLAIVVLNYNGMALLKQYLPPLLLYSKGHAVIVVDNASTDGSVAYLRQYFPQVTCIVHATNYGVAEGYNLALKQIKATYYLLLNNDILVTENWLQAPLALMQSDSSIACCQPKILSLLAPTQFDYAGAAGGYIDRHGYPFCRGRLFHKLEEDQGQYNDTRPVFWASGACLCIRAEAFHALNGFDPLFFAHFEEIDLCWRLQLSGWKVYYCGSSSVYHVGGATLAYHNPQKTYFNFRNRALMLYKNERSTLCSTIKRSGLDLLAACYYLFLGKGNHSWAICKAQIDFLKLRKKGNINRSLLPLRHRYKGNSVLDYFIRGKKRFSDLPDNAW; encoded by the coding sequence ATGCAGGGGACCGCTTCTATAGGCCATGACTTAGCTATTGTAGTACTCAACTACAATGGGATGGCTTTATTAAAGCAATATTTACCTCCTTTATTGCTTTATAGCAAAGGGCATGCCGTAATCGTAGTGGACAATGCTTCCACGGATGGATCGGTAGCTTACCTACGGCAATATTTTCCACAGGTAACCTGTATTGTACATGCAACAAATTATGGGGTAGCAGAAGGATATAATTTAGCACTTAAGCAAATCAAGGCTACCTATTACCTGCTATTGAACAACGATATATTGGTTACAGAAAACTGGTTGCAAGCTCCTTTGGCACTTATGCAATCGGATTCTTCTATTGCTTGCTGTCAGCCTAAGATTTTATCCCTTCTAGCACCTACACAATTTGACTATGCTGGAGCAGCTGGTGGCTACATAGATCGCCATGGCTATCCTTTTTGTAGGGGCAGGCTATTCCACAAGCTAGAGGAGGATCAGGGGCAATACAATGATACACGGCCTGTTTTTTGGGCAAGCGGCGCTTGTTTATGCATACGCGCGGAAGCTTTTCACGCATTAAACGGCTTTGATCCACTTTTCTTTGCTCACTTCGAAGAAATCGATCTGTGCTGGCGGCTACAGCTATCAGGTTGGAAAGTCTACTACTGTGGCAGCAGTAGCGTATACCACGTAGGGGGTGCAACCCTAGCCTACCATAATCCCCAAAAAACCTATTTCAACTTTAGAAATAGAGCACTTATGCTTTATAAAAACGAGCGTTCTACCCTCTGCTCTACCATAAAGCGAAGTGGCTTAGATTTACTGGCAGCCTGCTATTATCTTTTTCTTGGGAAGGGGAACCACAGCTGGGCAATCTGTAAAGCACAAATAGATTTCCTCAAATTAAGAAAAAAAGGTAACATCAACCGCTCTCTATTGCCTTTACGCCACAGATACAAAGGGAATAGTGTTCTTGATTACTTTATTAGAGGCAAAAAGCGGTTTTCGGATCTCCCTGATAACGCATGGTAA
- a CDS encoding SH3 domain-containing protein translates to MKPPILFSAPFRFFPIERYSQVTSQWIDPNQEGYDQPMMDAKVQKRYVEQLWQRLYGSASPWHEAYVKAILQQEAIGSCQEKALVRFSNHDKSEQDKWYGMNFRPYSIEWIKDIRANIPLYELKNPIFQAAHRAITIQNLAVRILPSQDVCFRSTIPGHGYPFDRLQASAVWIGTPLYSIAETKDKIWSLVIMPDFIAWIPSSGFAYAEDAFIQRWKEAAQNQLAAIIQTQTPLVDTKGRCIAQAYVGSVFPVSTREHAKADKLILNVPIANEEGKACSVDVSVSSTQAACIPIQTSRKNFAKIMDTLKERDFGWCGTSFYNDCSAELKSLFLPFGIWLPRHSSDQVEISEKMDRNGATPEERLTYLKDYGDPFLTIVYIGGHVFLYIGHFQYQEMAIAMTYQNIWGMADLSGDSVSIIGKSVFLPLLLNYPEDPNLKNLLQRPFFQITHLKHLSEGHPRLKKPYVVV, encoded by the coding sequence ATGAAACCTCCAATCTTGTTTTCCGCTCCATTTCGGTTTTTTCCTATAGAAAGGTATAGTCAAGTAACAAGTCAGTGGATTGATCCTAATCAAGAGGGGTATGACCAGCCTATGATGGATGCAAAGGTACAGAAACGTTACGTGGAGCAATTGTGGCAACGGCTTTATGGTAGTGCGTCTCCTTGGCATGAAGCGTACGTTAAAGCAATCCTTCAACAAGAAGCTATTGGATCATGCCAAGAAAAAGCGCTAGTAAGATTCAGCAACCATGATAAATCTGAGCAAGATAAGTGGTATGGAATGAATTTTAGACCTTATTCCATCGAATGGATAAAAGATATAAGAGCAAACATTCCCTTATACGAACTTAAAAACCCAATCTTCCAGGCAGCGCACAGAGCTATTACCATACAAAATCTTGCCGTCAGAATACTCCCTTCACAAGATGTTTGCTTTCGTAGTACCATACCAGGACATGGTTATCCCTTTGATCGGTTACAAGCATCAGCTGTATGGATAGGCACCCCTCTTTACAGCATAGCAGAAACAAAAGATAAAATATGGTCACTTGTTATAATGCCAGATTTTATAGCCTGGATTCCAAGCAGTGGATTCGCTTATGCAGAGGATGCTTTTATCCAAAGATGGAAAGAAGCTGCACAAAATCAACTTGCTGCAATTATACAAACGCAGACACCTTTAGTAGATACAAAGGGAAGATGTATAGCACAAGCTTATGTAGGATCTGTTTTTCCAGTATCTACACGTGAGCATGCAAAAGCAGACAAACTGATACTAAACGTTCCCATTGCCAATGAAGAAGGAAAAGCCTGTTCAGTTGATGTATCGGTTTCTTCGACCCAAGCTGCTTGTATTCCCATACAAACTTCACGAAAGAATTTTGCAAAAATAATGGATACGTTGAAAGAAAGGGATTTTGGTTGGTGCGGTACATCCTTTTATAATGATTGTTCAGCAGAACTTAAGAGTCTGTTTCTCCCATTTGGAATTTGGTTACCTAGACACTCCAGCGATCAGGTAGAAATATCAGAGAAAATGGATAGGAATGGTGCCACCCCAGAAGAGCGGCTTACTTACCTAAAGGATTATGGAGATCCATTTTTAACGATTGTATATATTGGAGGACATGTCTTTTTGTATATCGGCCATTTCCAATATCAAGAAATGGCTATAGCTATGACTTACCAAAATATTTGGGGGATGGCTGATCTATCAGGAGATAGTGTTTCTATTATTGGAAAATCTGTTTTTCTCCCTCTATTGCTTAATTACCCAGAAGATCCTAATCTTAAGAATCTCCTACAACGCCCATTCTTTCAAATAACCCATCTTAAGCACCTTTCAGAAGGACATCCTCGTCTAAAGAAACCTTATGTTGTAGTATAA